One Legionella lansingensis genomic region harbors:
- a CDS encoding DUF1045 domain-containing protein: MRYGITHYSKTIRHVFFSSFLIILIGVSNSTLATKAASIRLLSKLAVVREVRGETERGTAVYTSVHEDSSTVSQTQLSTAVGFRRKSISVNVYLKLQPSNPIMELVKRFNAFLDTNQILQQYHITPFLDHHPLHLTLYLARYHQNQLPKIIQRVAIIAKHSKALNLQTEKIEATPSMYTLLLIKKNTHLQKLSNRAVIRLMGLRDRYAAIPAWARNDPKRKKAFLRFGSPTVFEHFSPHFSLFKADGSSEEQNHHLQAVLEGLIAQFSKQESLEVNTKATIIAVGLADTQGQIVKEVASFPLE; the protein is encoded by the coding sequence ATGCGCTACGGGATTACCCATTACAGCAAAACGATTCGGCATGTTTTCTTCTCATCTTTCCTAATTATTTTAATTGGCGTCAGCAATAGCACCTTAGCTACTAAAGCAGCCTCTATTAGACTTCTTTCGAAACTCGCTGTAGTGAGAGAAGTGCGAGGAGAAACGGAGCGCGGAACCGCAGTGTACACGTCAGTACATGAGGATTCGAGCACCGTATCGCAGACGCAACTCTCCACTGCAGTAGGGTTTCGAAGGAAGTCTATTTCTGTAAATGTCTACCTCAAGCTACAACCCAGCAACCCAATCATGGAGTTGGTTAAACGATTTAATGCATTTCTAGACACAAATCAGATTTTGCAACAATATCACATAACCCCCTTTCTTGATCATCATCCGTTACATCTTACGTTGTATTTAGCACGGTATCATCAAAACCAGTTGCCAAAAATTATCCAGCGGGTTGCCATCATTGCCAAACACAGCAAGGCCTTAAATCTACAAACAGAAAAAATCGAGGCCACACCGAGTATGTATACGCTATTATTAATTAAAAAAAACACCCATCTCCAGAAACTGAGTAACAGAGCCGTTATACGTTTAATGGGCCTGCGTGACCGATATGCAGCGATTCCTGCTTGGGCTAGAAATGATCCCAAAAGAAAAAAAGCATTTCTACGATTTGGCAGCCCAACGGTATTTGAACATTTTTCACCCCACTTTTCACTGTTTAAGGCTGATGGCTCCTCAGAAGAACAAAACCATCATTTACAAGCTGTACTAGAAGGGCTAATCGCACAGTTCAGCAAGCAAGAGTCACTCGAAGTTAACACCAAAGCCACGATCATTGCTGTCGGACTTGCGGACACACAAGGACAAATCGTGAAGGAGGTTGCCTCCTTTCCGTTAGAATAG